One genomic window of Niveibacterium sp. SC-1 includes the following:
- a CDS encoding patatin-like phospholipase family protein: MDKLVGVLLASRLFGRLDEQVLRDVAGELELQTVKGGHLVLREGDPSESMLIVVSGRLRVSRRDPDGKLSLYNEICPGEAVGETSMILQQTRFADVTALRDSTIALLGRESFEALLKRHPVPLNRMFAQAVYRQLRYSVQLAEQKRAHTIVVIPLRDARLAADVCEGLAKALANMGRTGRFRDETLDTVQLDELEQQFDFIVLETDASDSRRMHMAFRQADQVVFVAAEDESSDVSAVENTLTTEPGFVMKRKHLALLHRAQAERPGDVLAWAARDFERVYPLRAEHQGDYARLARYLTSRAVGVVLGGGGARGFSHLGVLRALEESGIPIDVLGGNSMGALIGAQYACGLPIDEIRDRTQRFALGGERPTLPLISLLSGKRMERDLRRMFGDIRIEQLWRPFFTAACNLSRACTTVQDSGLLWRAVLASNSPAGLLPPVLYDGELLVDGAILDNVPVSSMRGRLGTPLERRRGNGSIIAVDVDVREILSVDPALQRLSVLRTLKGYLRETGDRTPSIGSILYRAGHIGGIHQRARTMAQADFCLEPPVAGYPLMAYRQADKIADAGYRYAMEEISRWDRAAIR, encoded by the coding sequence TTGGATAAGCTGGTCGGAGTGCTGCTTGCCAGCCGGCTCTTTGGCCGCCTGGATGAACAGGTGTTGCGAGATGTCGCCGGCGAACTGGAATTACAGACGGTCAAGGGCGGGCACCTCGTTCTGCGTGAGGGTGACCCCTCGGAAAGCATGCTGATCGTCGTTAGTGGTCGCCTGAGGGTATCGCGGCGCGATCCGGACGGTAAGCTAAGCCTCTACAATGAAATATGTCCGGGCGAGGCGGTTGGCGAAACCAGCATGATCCTGCAGCAGACACGCTTTGCCGATGTCACGGCGTTGCGGGATTCGACTATTGCGTTGCTCGGCCGCGAAAGTTTCGAAGCGCTTCTCAAGCGTCATCCCGTGCCTTTGAACAGGATGTTCGCCCAGGCGGTCTACCGACAGTTGCGCTATTCCGTGCAACTGGCCGAGCAAAAGAGAGCCCACACCATTGTTGTCATACCGCTGCGCGATGCCCGCCTGGCGGCAGACGTTTGTGAAGGCCTGGCCAAGGCTTTGGCGAATATGGGGCGAACCGGACGATTTCGCGACGAGACGCTCGATACCGTGCAACTGGACGAACTGGAGCAGCAGTTCGATTTCATCGTGCTGGAAACCGATGCCAGTGATTCGAGAAGAATGCACATGGCATTTCGGCAGGCTGATCAGGTTGTCTTCGTTGCGGCCGAGGACGAATCGAGCGATGTGTCGGCGGTGGAGAATACGCTAACGACAGAGCCCGGTTTCGTCATGAAGCGCAAGCATCTGGCGCTGCTTCACAGGGCCCAGGCCGAGCGGCCGGGCGACGTGCTCGCTTGGGCCGCGCGCGACTTTGAACGGGTCTATCCATTGCGGGCCGAGCATCAGGGCGACTACGCGCGACTGGCGCGCTATCTGACGAGTCGGGCGGTGGGTGTCGTCCTAGGCGGTGGTGGGGCGCGAGGCTTTTCGCATCTCGGCGTTTTGCGGGCGCTCGAAGAAAGCGGTATTCCCATCGACGTGCTCGGCGGTAACAGCATGGGCGCGCTGATCGGTGCGCAATACGCCTGCGGACTGCCGATCGATGAAATTCGCGATAGGACTCAGCGGTTTGCTTTGGGCGGCGAACGACCGACGCTACCGTTGATTTCGCTGCTCTCCGGCAAGCGTATGGAGCGTGATCTGCGGCGCATGTTCGGCGATATACGCATCGAGCAATTGTGGCGTCCGTTCTTTACTGCGGCCTGTAACCTCAGTCGGGCCTGTACGACGGTGCAGGACAGCGGCCTGCTCTGGCGTGCGGTGCTGGCCAGCAATTCGCCAGCGGGTTTGTTGCCTCCGGTGTTGTACGACGGTGAGCTGCTGGTCGATGGCGCGATTCTCGACAACGTCCCGGTCAGTTCCATGCGCGGCCGGCTCGGAACGCCGCTCGAACGCCGCCGCGGCAATGGCAGCATCATTGCCGTGGATGTCGACGTGCGCGAAATCCTGAGCGTCGATCCCGCTCTGCAGCGTCTTTCTGTTTTGCGGACCCTCAAGGGCTACTTGCGGGAGACCGGCGACAGGACACCTTCGATTGGCTCGATCCTCTATCGGGCGGGTCATATCGGTGGCATCCACCAGCGGGCGCGAACCATGGCTCAGGCAGACTTTTGCCTTGAGCCGCCAGTCGCTGGATATCCGCTGATGGCCTATCGACAAGCCGACAAAATTGCCGATGCGGGTTATCGCTACGCCATGGAGGAGA
- the dmeF gene encoding CDF family Co(II)/Ni(II) efflux transporter DmeF yields MPSSSPGAERWRHSHAFDEGNPLAERNTRLAIALTAFMMVAEIFGGWVFNSMALLADGWHMSSHVLALGLAAFAYASARKLASDTRFAFGTWKIEILGSYTSALLLGLIALFMLYESALRLASPAPIRYGQAIVVAAIGLAVNLICAWLLKGAHHGHAHHHGHDHAHHGHGDLNLQSAYVHVLADAATSVLAILALTGGMLWGAAWLDPLMGIVGAVVVGVWAYRLLRDSGRVLLDAEMDAPVVAEVREVIEAAPIAIDIADLHVWRVGTGKYACILCLVTETSLDADTVRTWLSIHEELVHVSVEINRRGQALTGQDALVAG; encoded by the coding sequence ATGCCGTCGAGTTCCCCAGGCGCCGAACGCTGGCGCCATTCGCATGCCTTCGACGAAGGCAATCCGCTGGCCGAACGCAACACACGGCTGGCCATCGCGCTCACGGCCTTCATGATGGTGGCCGAGATCTTCGGCGGCTGGGTCTTCAATTCGATGGCCTTGCTCGCCGACGGCTGGCACATGAGTTCGCACGTGCTGGCGCTGGGTCTTGCGGCCTTCGCCTACGCTTCGGCGCGCAAGCTCGCGAGCGACACGCGTTTCGCCTTCGGCACCTGGAAGATCGAGATTCTTGGCAGCTACACCAGCGCCTTGCTCCTCGGACTGATCGCGCTCTTCATGCTGTACGAATCCGCGCTGCGCCTCGCTTCACCCGCACCGATCCGCTACGGGCAGGCCATCGTGGTCGCTGCAATCGGACTCGCGGTGAACCTCATCTGCGCCTGGCTCCTCAAGGGCGCACACCACGGACACGCCCACCATCATGGGCACGATCACGCGCATCATGGGCATGGCGACCTGAACCTGCAGTCTGCCTATGTGCACGTGCTCGCCGACGCGGCGACGTCGGTCCTCGCGATCCTCGCCCTGACTGGCGGCATGCTCTGGGGGGCCGCCTGGCTCGATCCGCTGATGGGTATCGTGGGCGCCGTCGTGGTCGGTGTGTGGGCTTATCGCCTGCTGCGCGATTCCGGACGCGTGCTGCTCGATGCGGAGATGGACGCGCCGGTGGTGGCGGAGGTGCGCGAAGTCATCGAGGCGGCGCCTATCGCGATCGACATCGCGGACCTGCACGTCTGGCGCGTGGGCACCGGCAAGTACGCCTGCATCCTCTGTCTGGTGACCGAGACATCACTTGACGCCGATACCGTGCGGACTTGGCTCTCGATCCACGAAGAGCTGGTGCACGTCTCGGTGGAGATCAACCGCCGCGGGCAGGCGCTGACGGGCCAGGACGCACTGGTCGCGGGCTGA
- a CDS encoding metal/formaldehyde-sensitive transcriptional repressor, whose amino-acid sequence MPHTVKNKKALLTRVRRIKGQAEALETALNEERDCSAVLQQIAAIRGAVSGLMLEVLEGHVREHLMDPAASATERAEDMDQLLSVLRSYMK is encoded by the coding sequence ATGCCCCATACCGTCAAGAACAAGAAGGCCCTTCTGACCCGCGTGCGGCGCATCAAAGGTCAGGCCGAAGCACTGGAAACCGCGCTCAACGAGGAGCGCGACTGCTCGGCCGTGCTGCAGCAGATCGCGGCCATCCGCGGCGCGGTTTCCGGGCTCATGCTGGAGGTACTGGAAGGTCATGTGCGCGAACACCTGATGGACCCGGCAGCCAGTGCGACCGAGCGCGCGGAGGACATGGACCAGCTGCTCTCGGTCCTGCGCTCCTACATGAAGTAG